A window of the Hordeum vulgare subsp. vulgare chromosome 5H, MorexV3_pseudomolecules_assembly, whole genome shotgun sequence genome harbors these coding sequences:
- the LOC123399791 gene encoding secreted RxLR effector protein 161-like → ICARFQSAPKESHFMAVKRIFRYLAHTPNFGLWYRKGANFNLVGYSDSDWAGDYVERKSTSGACQFLGRSLVSWSSKKQNCVSLSSTEAEYVAAASCCAQLLWMRQTLQDYSVTCDKVPLLCDNQSAIKISLNPVQHSKTKHIDILHHFIREHIKLGDIEIHFINTEEQLADIFTKPLDEARFRELRHELNIIDSSNVD, encoded by the coding sequence atttgtgcacggtttcaatctgcaccaaaagaaagccattttatggccgttaagcgaatctttcgatatttggctcataccccaaactttggtctatggtatcgcaaaggagcaaacttcaacctagtgggctattctgactcagattgggcaggagactatgtggagaggaagtcaacctctggagcatgccaattccttggtcgttcactggtaagttggtcttcaaagaagcagaattgtgtctcactatcctccaccgaagctgagtatgtggcagctgcaagttgttgtgcccagttgctatggatgaggcaaaccttaCAGGACtacagtgtcacttgtgacaaagttcctcttttatgtgacaatcaaagtgctatcaagatttccctcaatccggtgcaacacagcaagaccaagcatattgatattctccatcacttcattcgtgaacatatcaagctaggtgatattgagattcacttcatcaacactgaagagcaacttgcagatattttcactaagcccctagatgaagcaaggttccgggagttaaggcatgagctaaatatcattgattcaagtaatgtggattga